A single genomic interval of Shewanella halotolerans harbors:
- a CDS encoding PaaI family thioesterase, whose product MTMVTPEANQALNVKDIVKKATELNDFGHLLAHVPYAKFIGMQVARFGDELVFQLPKKDENIGNPTLPAIHGGVIAGFMEMSAIVQLMVFMQTTKVPKIVDFSIDYLRAGHHRDSFAECKITRQGRRVANVNINCWQTNRKALIATARAHFLIE is encoded by the coding sequence ATGACCATGGTCACGCCAGAAGCCAATCAGGCATTAAACGTTAAAGATATCGTTAAGAAGGCGACAGAACTCAACGATTTCGGTCACCTGTTGGCCCATGTTCCTTATGCTAAGTTTATTGGCATGCAGGTGGCGCGCTTCGGTGACGAGCTGGTATTTCAGCTGCCGAAGAAAGATGAAAATATCGGTAATCCAACCCTGCCGGCCATTCATGGCGGGGTGATCGCCGGTTTTATGGAGATGTCGGCGATCGTGCAGCTGATGGTGTTTATGCAGACCACCAAGGTGCCAAAAATCGTCGATTTCTCAATCGATTACCTGAGGGCTGGCCACCATAGAGATAGCTTCGCCGAGTGTAAGATCACCCGTCAGGGACGCCGCGTGGCGAACGTAAACATCAACTGCTGGCAAACCAACCGTAAGGCCTTGATTGCCACCGCCCGTGCCCATTTTCTGATCGAATAG
- the hinT gene encoding purine nucleoside phosphoramidase, with protein MAEETIFSKIIRREIPADILYQDELVTAFRDIQPKAPTHILIIPNHLIPTVNDVKASDEKALGRMMTVAAKLADEAGIAEDGYRLIMNCNKHGGQEVFHIHMHLLGGDFLGPLVSR; from the coding sequence ATGGCCGAAGAGACCATTTTCAGTAAAATTATTAGACGCGAAATTCCCGCCGATATCCTGTACCAAGATGAATTGGTCACCGCCTTTCGTGACATTCAGCCTAAGGCGCCAACCCATATTCTGATCATTCCCAATCATCTGATCCCGACGGTTAACGATGTCAAGGCATCGGACGAGAAGGCTCTGGGGCGCATGATGACGGTAGCGGCCAAGCTGGCCGATGAAGCCGGCATCGCAGAGGATGGGTATCGTCTCATCATGAACTGCAATAAGCATGGCGGTCAGGAAGTCTTCCATATCCATATGCACCTGTTAGGCGGTGATTTCCTAGGGCCGCTAGTGTCGCGTTAA
- a CDS encoding phosphotransferase, whose translation MSADDSADANSTLLARLSVSLPEAVKVQLSELGCPLDERTQIQVLSRGLSNQNYHLSRDNQQLVLRINSQASSQISARDHEVANWRLAEEQGLAPALLYVAPGNSVYLSRFIDTGEDWSRLMTANPAHPLQEECVSRPDAEGLLLDLLKGLAQLPLPKNPISVTEQWRRYFGQLEMIAESLDAASTDNAGLDAAGSSDLPISYLEPWKMRWQALKAHQGRVDAVLEQLNACELAPQYSHRDLNPHNLLMSQGKLWCIDYEYACSSHPLVDLASVLATHRLSSEQRHRLILGYLNDHPKLNDKALAAIPSALALYWYFAACWALLMASQGEGILKQTVLQSVENAQPQKQGESDASLPHSVSDYLQCFDDFMVLVG comes from the coding sequence ATGTCGGCTGACGATAGTGCTGACGCGAATAGCACCTTGCTAGCGCGCCTGAGCGTTAGCCTTCCCGAGGCGGTTAAGGTGCAGCTCTCTGAGCTTGGCTGTCCACTGGATGAGCGCACACAGATACAGGTGCTCTCGCGGGGACTGAGCAACCAAAATTATCATCTAAGCCGCGATAACCAGCAGCTGGTGCTGCGGATCAACAGTCAGGCCAGCAGCCAGATCAGCGCCCGCGACCATGAGGTGGCCAACTGGCGCCTGGCAGAAGAGCAAGGCCTCGCGCCAGCGCTCTTGTATGTGGCGCCGGGCAATAGCGTCTATCTCAGCCGTTTCATCGACACAGGCGAAGATTGGAGCCGCTTGATGACTGCCAACCCCGCCCATCCCCTGCAGGAAGAGTGCGTCAGCCGGCCAGATGCCGAGGGGTTGCTGCTCGACCTACTCAAGGGGCTAGCTCAATTGCCGTTGCCCAAGAATCCAATCTCGGTGACAGAGCAGTGGCGGCGCTACTTTGGCCAGCTAGAGATGATTGCCGAAAGCCTAGATGCGGCGAGCACAGATAACGCAGGTCTTGATGCGGCAGGCAGCAGTGATCTGCCCATCTCCTATCTCGAGCCTTGGAAGATGAGATGGCAAGCGCTTAAGGCGCACCAGGGACGGGTCGATGCCGTGCTAGAGCAGCTTAATGCCTGTGAGTTGGCGCCCCAGTATAGTCACAGGGATCTTAATCCCCATAACCTTCTGATGAGCCAGGGGAAGCTCTGGTGTATCGATTATGAATACGCCTGTAGCTCTCACCCTCTAGTGGATCTCGCCAGTGTGCTGGCAACTCACAGGCTTTCCAGTGAGCAGCGTCACAGGCTGATCCTCGGTTATCTGAATGATCATCCCAAGCTCAATGACAAGGCGCTCGCGGCCATTCCCAGCGCCCTGGCGCTTTACTGGTATTTCGCCGCCTGCTGGGCACTGCTGATGGCAAGCCAGGGCGAGGGCATATTGAAGCAGACTGTGCTGCAGTCGGTGGAGAATGCACAGCCGCAGAAGCAGGGCGAGTCAGATGCCAGCCTGCCACACAGCGTGAGCGACTACCTGCAATGTTTCGATGACTTCATGGTGCTGGTGGGTTAA
- a CDS encoding NAD(P)H nitroreductase — protein sequence MDAIELLLTRQSCPRLVAPAPDAAQLTQILNAAVRVPDHAGLTPWEFIVAEGDGLTRLADHFVEAMEKDGGDEAAVAKAANMPMRAPMVVTVVAKVTEHPKVPALEQHIAAGCACMAMQQAAFALGLGGIWRTGPLAFNRHLHQALGLGEQDQIVGFLYLGTPAVKAPLKPQKSADSAVRYL from the coding sequence GTGGATGCGATCGAACTTCTGTTGACTCGGCAGTCTTGCCCCCGACTAGTCGCCCCGGCGCCCGATGCGGCGCAGCTTACACAGATCTTAAACGCCGCGGTGCGAGTGCCGGACCATGCTGGCCTCACCCCGTGGGAATTTATCGTCGCCGAGGGCGATGGCCTAACGCGCCTGGCTGACCATTTTGTAGAGGCGATGGAAAAGGATGGTGGTGACGAGGCCGCGGTCGCTAAGGCCGCCAACATGCCGATGCGCGCCCCCATGGTGGTCACGGTAGTGGCTAAGGTAACCGAGCACCCTAAGGTGCCGGCGCTCGAGCAACATATCGCCGCGGGCTGCGCCTGTATGGCGATGCAGCAGGCCGCCTTCGCTCTTGGACTGGGCGGTATTTGGCGCACTGGCCCCTTGGCCTTTAATCGTCATCTGCATCAGGCCTTGGGTCTGGGCGAGCAAGATCAGATAGTGGGCTTCCTCTACCTGGGCACGCCAGCGGTGAAGGCGCCGTTAAAGCCGCAGAAATCGGCCGACTCGGCGGTGCGTTACCTCTAA
- a CDS encoding PaaI family thioesterase, whose protein sequence is MKTNPDFFPLTDLATRFVGQLVQCRRLGLSVLEASEQHVLIELPYSSELIGYPDTGVIHGGVITTLMDTACGTAVVCNIFDKYKSLELSPTLDLRVDYMKPAEPNKSVYGFAECYKLSSSVAFTRAIAYQDSIDDPIAHAVGSFMRISPEMVGDAFRQALMGEGK, encoded by the coding sequence ATGAAGACAAACCCTGATTTTTTCCCGCTGACAGACTTGGCGACCCGCTTCGTCGGTCAGCTAGTGCAGTGTCGCAGACTTGGGCTCAGTGTGCTTGAAGCCAGTGAGCAGCATGTGCTGATCGAGCTGCCCTACAGCAGTGAGCTTATCGGTTACCCAGACACAGGCGTGATACATGGCGGGGTGATCACCACCCTGATGGACACCGCCTGCGGCACAGCCGTGGTCTGCAACATCTTCGATAAGTACAAGTCGCTGGAGTTGTCGCCGACGCTGGATCTGCGGGTCGACTACATGAAACCCGCCGAACCTAACAAAAGCGTCTATGGCTTTGCCGAGTGTTACAAGCTCTCCTCGAGCGTGGCCTTTACCCGCGCCATTGCCTATCAGGATTCTATCGACGATCCTATCGCCCATGCGGTGGGTTCTTTCATGCGTATCAGCCCTGAGATGGTGGGCGACGCCTTCAGACAGGCTCTGATGGGAGAGGGGAAATGA
- the pnuC gene encoding nicotinamide riboside transporter PnuC: MIDFWSALVSTLTQAFEQANAMTAWEAVAVVLALAYLALAMRGNIWCWAAAFVSTAIYTLLFWEVSLLMESLLNVYYMAMAGYGFWLWRYGGGEDHGVEVVSWSLGRHLYLIVATTVVSLVVGHLMATHTQASYPYLDAATSCFAVMTTYLVARKVLENWLYWVVIDFVSIYLYLNKGLMLTSMLFILYVGMAIGGYFLWRTSMQQPSQGDYSYD, translated from the coding sequence ATGATAGATTTCTGGTCCGCATTGGTCAGCACCTTGACTCAGGCCTTCGAACAGGCCAATGCCATGACGGCGTGGGAGGCGGTTGCCGTGGTCTTGGCACTGGCCTATCTGGCGCTGGCGATGCGCGGCAACATTTGGTGCTGGGCGGCGGCCTTTGTCAGTACCGCCATCTACACTCTGCTGTTTTGGGAGGTCTCCCTGCTGATGGAGTCGCTGCTCAACGTCTACTACATGGCGATGGCGGGATACGGCTTCTGGTTGTGGCGCTATGGCGGCGGTGAAGATCACGGGGTCGAGGTGGTCAGCTGGTCGCTTGGGCGGCATCTCTACCTGATCGTCGCGACGACCGTGGTTTCCCTGGTGGTCGGCCATTTGATGGCAACCCACACTCAGGCCTCTTACCCCTATCTGGATGCGGCAACCAGCTGCTTTGCGGTGATGACCACCTATCTGGTGGCGCGCAAGGTGCTGGAGAACTGGCTCTACTGGGTGGTTATCGATTTTGTCTCCATCTACCTCTATCTCAACAAGGGACTGATGCTCACCTCTATGCTGTTCATCTTGTATGTGGGCATGGCGATAGGGGGTTATTTCCTATGGCGCACCAGTATGCAGCAGCCGAGTCAGGGCGACTACTCCTATGACTAG
- a CDS encoding YcfL family protein translates to MNKGLVLGCLLLGLSACAPHTGGIMTSSTGEVRVDNGSFHSDVDVSAVTTQAEAGFLRARGTIISKSPKDQRLQYKFTWYDINGATVEDEGVSWKSLKLHGKQQMQVTALSPNATAVRCELYVREAISN, encoded by the coding sequence ATGAACAAAGGATTAGTGTTAGGCTGCTTGTTGTTGGGACTGAGCGCCTGTGCGCCCCATACCGGCGGCATCATGACCAGCTCCACTGGTGAGGTTCGGGTCGATAATGGCTCCTTCCACTCAGATGTGGACGTCAGCGCGGTGACCACCCAAGCCGAGGCGGGTTTCCTGCGGGCCCGCGGCACCATTATCAGTAAGTCACCAAAGGATCAGCGCCTGCAATATAAGTTCACCTGGTATGACATCAATGGCGCAACGGTTGAGGATGAGGGGGTGAGCTGGAAGTCCCTTAAGCTTCACGGCAAGCAGCAGATGCAGGTGACGGCGCTGTCCCCCAATGCCACCGCGGTGCGTTGTGAACTCTATGTGCGCGAGGCCATTTCCAATTAA
- a CDS encoding TonB-dependent receptor, with protein sequence MFTLKSYSPIALAVAAALTHTSLMANDTPPANDEMEVIVVTSDFRQSSLDKMPSSISVIDQQQIEDEGAQHFEDVLNGIANFNWSGGSSRAKYFQIRGVGEQEEYQGAPNSSVGYIIDDIDMSGLGMISSMYDLQQVEVLRGPQGTRYGANALAGLIYLKSNDPTSVFEHGAEVQLGDDNLRTYSGFSSGPLSDSGKLLYRVSLQQHEQNGYRDNLYLGRDDTNGRDEFTGRIKLRWYATDDLVADLSLMHADFNNGYDAWTLDNNGFDTLTDEPGVDKQRTTGGSLKLTYSGADSFELVSLSSMAQSDTHHGYDGDWANPEFWAARSCEGEPCQYDYTWNKLGDRTTLSQEFRLSSTEAGRIFDGSTDWLVGVYGLRLTEDNDTLEVYNGWEDRLLAEYEATNLAVFAQLDSDLGNGYALSVGARLERRESDYSDSDKDAFEPSENMWGGHIALNKTLSPGQQAYARIARGYKAGGFNMSLPASLSDKKEFQAETLYNYELGLKSEWLDGDATTHFSLFYMDRRDQQVSASQQNPDEPQKFILYVENAGSSHNYGAELEANWYATDNLKLYGTLGWLETAYGDYAYQDKYGGLVDLTGRELAHSPNLTYSAGATYRSDLGWFANLTTSGKSEFYYSDSNDSKSEPYTIFNARVGYETETWSAYLWGRNLFDEKYGVRGFYFGNEPDNGWADKQYIRYGDPRQLGITVNVKFM encoded by the coding sequence ATGTTTACATTAAAATCTTATTCACCCATCGCCCTTGCCGTTGCGGCGGCGTTAACTCATACCAGCCTGATGGCGAACGATACGCCGCCAGCCAACGACGAGATGGAAGTGATTGTCGTCACCTCCGATTTTCGCCAGTCTAGCCTGGACAAGATGCCCTCCAGCATCAGCGTCATAGATCAACAGCAAATTGAGGACGAGGGCGCCCAGCACTTTGAAGACGTACTCAACGGCATCGCCAACTTCAACTGGTCTGGCGGCAGCTCGCGGGCGAAATATTTCCAGATCCGTGGTGTGGGCGAGCAGGAAGAGTACCAGGGCGCACCTAACTCTTCGGTTGGCTACATCATAGACGACATCGACATGTCGGGCCTTGGGATGATCTCCAGCATGTATGATCTGCAGCAGGTCGAGGTGCTCCGTGGTCCTCAGGGGACTCGCTACGGCGCCAACGCCTTAGCCGGTCTCATATATCTCAAGAGTAACGATCCCACCTCGGTATTCGAACATGGCGCCGAGGTGCAACTGGGTGACGATAACCTTCGCACCTATAGCGGATTCAGCTCTGGCCCTCTAAGCGATTCGGGCAAGCTTTTGTACCGCGTATCGCTGCAGCAACATGAGCAGAACGGCTATCGCGACAATCTTTATCTGGGCCGCGACGACACTAACGGCAGAGATGAATTTACCGGCCGCATCAAGCTGCGCTGGTATGCCACTGACGATCTGGTGGCCGATCTCAGCCTGATGCACGCCGATTTTAACAACGGCTACGACGCCTGGACACTGGACAACAACGGTTTCGATACCCTCACAGATGAGCCGGGTGTCGACAAACAGCGCACCACGGGTGGCTCGCTTAAATTAACCTACTCGGGCGCCGACAGTTTCGAGCTGGTCTCACTTAGCTCAATGGCCCAGAGTGATACTCACCACGGCTACGACGGTGACTGGGCCAACCCTGAGTTTTGGGCGGCCCGCAGCTGCGAGGGTGAACCTTGTCAGTACGACTACACCTGGAACAAGCTGGGTGACAGAACCACACTGTCTCAGGAGTTTCGTCTGAGCTCTACCGAGGCGGGGCGTATCTTCGATGGCAGCACCGACTGGTTAGTGGGCGTCTATGGTCTGAGACTCACAGAAGACAACGACACACTCGAAGTCTATAACGGCTGGGAAGACAGACTCTTGGCCGAATATGAAGCGACTAACTTGGCAGTTTTCGCCCAGTTAGACAGCGACTTAGGCAATGGCTACGCGTTGTCAGTGGGGGCTCGTCTGGAGCGCCGCGAGAGCGATTACAGCGACTCGGACAAAGATGCCTTCGAGCCCTCAGAGAACATGTGGGGCGGTCATATTGCTCTGAATAAGACACTTAGCCCTGGCCAACAGGCCTATGCCCGTATCGCCCGTGGCTACAAGGCGGGTGGCTTTAACATGTCGCTGCCGGCTTCCCTGAGCGATAAGAAGGAGTTCCAGGCCGAGACTCTGTACAACTATGAGCTGGGCCTCAAGTCAGAGTGGCTAGATGGCGACGCGACCACACACTTCTCGCTGTTTTACATGGACAGACGCGATCAGCAGGTCTCTGCCTCACAGCAAAACCCCGACGAGCCACAGAAGTTTATCCTCTATGTCGAAAACGCCGGTAGCTCACACAACTACGGCGCCGAGCTGGAAGCCAACTGGTATGCCACTGATAATCTTAAGTTATACGGCACCCTTGGCTGGTTAGAGACTGCCTACGGCGATTACGCCTATCAGGACAAATATGGTGGGTTGGTGGATCTTACTGGCCGCGAACTGGCTCACTCACCTAATCTTACCTATAGCGCGGGGGCGACCTATCGTAGCGATCTGGGCTGGTTTGCCAACCTGACTACCAGTGGCAAGAGCGAGTTTTACTACTCAGACAGCAACGACTCTAAGTCAGAGCCCTATACTATCTTCAATGCCCGTGTCGGCTACGAGACAGAGACCTGGTCGGCTTATCTCTGGGGTCGTAACTTGTTTGATGAGAAGTATGGCGTGCGCGGCTTCTATTTCGGTAACGAGCCGGATAACGGCTGGGCCGATAAGCAATATATCCGCTACGGCGATCCTCGCCAGTTAGGTATCACTGTCAACGTCAAGTTTATGTAA
- a CDS encoding HvfX family Cu-binding RiPP maturation protein — MQKLYAKFTQGIAQLDGVAALALRLYLAPVLMQAGYNKLSHFSDTVAWFGNAEWGLGLPMPEVMVALAAGSEFVGGFLLILGLATRLISIPLMVTMAVAAFSVHWKNGWLAIADPSSWLANEQVMASAEKLAAAKSLLQEHGHYEWLTSSGNFVILNNGIEFAITYLFMLFALLIIGGGRYTSLDYWIARKYQPKA; from the coding sequence ATGCAGAAACTGTACGCTAAATTTACCCAAGGGATCGCCCAGCTCGACGGCGTCGCCGCCTTGGCACTTAGGCTCTATCTGGCGCCCGTGCTGATGCAGGCGGGTTATAACAAGCTGTCGCACTTTAGCGACACGGTGGCTTGGTTTGGTAACGCCGAGTGGGGCCTGGGTCTGCCCATGCCCGAGGTGATGGTGGCCCTGGCGGCCGGCAGCGAGTTTGTCGGTGGCTTCTTGCTGATCTTGGGCTTGGCGACCCGGTTGATCTCTATTCCCTTGATGGTCACCATGGCGGTGGCTGCCTTTAGCGTGCATTGGAAAAACGGCTGGTTGGCCATCGCCGATCCCAGCTCCTGGCTGGCCAACGAGCAGGTGATGGCCTCGGCGGAGAAGCTCGCGGCGGCCAAGTCGCTCTTGCAGGAACATGGTCACTATGAGTGGCTGACCTCCTCGGGTAACTTTGTGATCCTCAACAACGGCATCGAGTTTGCCATCACCTATCTGTTTATGCTGTTTGCCTTGCTGATCATTGGCGGCGGACGCTATACCAGTCTGGATTATTGGATCGCCCGCAAGTATCAGCCCAAGGCTTAA